Proteins found in one Bordetella genomosp. 11 genomic segment:
- a CDS encoding FMN-dependent NADH-azoreductase, protein MNMLVIQSSILGSNSKSRLVAEQLVNRLAQAEPGMTIRTRDLGAAPLPYVDAGHIGALFTPAGERSPEQARLVALADELIAEIVQADRVVIAAPVYNFSIPAQLKTYIDYIARAGVTFQYGPDGKPRGLLTGKKVYVVTARGGKTVGTALDQATSYLSAILGFLGMDDVAFIHAEGLNMGADAAAAGLENARGQIDLHVGELAPA, encoded by the coding sequence ATGAACATGCTCGTTATCCAATCCTCCATCCTGGGCAGCAACTCGAAGTCGCGCCTGGTGGCCGAACAACTGGTCAATCGCCTCGCGCAGGCCGAACCGGGCATGACCATCCGCACTCGCGATCTTGGCGCCGCCCCCTTGCCCTATGTGGATGCGGGACACATCGGCGCCCTGTTCACCCCCGCCGGGGAGCGCAGCCCCGAGCAGGCCCGCCTGGTGGCGCTGGCCGACGAACTGATCGCCGAAATCGTCCAGGCCGATCGCGTGGTGATCGCCGCGCCCGTGTACAACTTCAGCATCCCGGCGCAACTGAAAACCTATATCGACTACATCGCCCGTGCCGGCGTCACCTTCCAATACGGCCCCGACGGCAAGCCGCGCGGCCTGCTGACGGGCAAGAAGGTTTACGTCGTCACCGCGCGCGGCGGCAAGACGGTGGGCACCGCCCTGGACCAGGCGACGTCGTACCTGTCGGCCATCCTGGGTTTCCTGGGGATGGACGACGTAGCTTTCATCCACGCCGAAGGGCTGAACATGGGCGCCGATGCGGCGGCCGCCGGCCTGGAAAACGCCCGCGGCCAGATCGACCTGCACGTTGGCGAACTGGCGCCGGCCTGA
- a CDS encoding LysR family transcriptional regulator encodes MNIRDLEAFLAVVETGSIVGASARLHVTQPGITRRIQNLEERLGATLLDRQSKPLKPTAAGRQAYEHGRQVLRSLGDLMAGVSPGGELRRELRIGVVPYLSETALVGPLDRLRGDYPKLSLRMVSAWSPSLVEQVAHGALDAAVVCLPDGAPVPEGLAGDELGVQRVLLVAAASLDVPNPADLAMLANYPWVMNENGCGFRAYIRNRFEAQGLHLDIAAEVQSAELRLSLVARGMGIGIVTPAAFAANPGRDDVRIIDTPAFAPQVRAWLLYRPPVGQLARPLAVFRAALVDALDLPASIVA; translated from the coding sequence ATGAATATCCGGGACCTTGAAGCCTTTCTCGCGGTGGTGGAGACGGGCTCGATCGTCGGCGCCTCCGCGCGCCTGCACGTCACGCAGCCGGGCATCACGCGCCGCATCCAGAACCTGGAGGAGCGCCTGGGCGCCACCTTGCTGGACCGCCAGTCCAAGCCGCTGAAGCCGACAGCAGCCGGCCGGCAGGCCTATGAGCATGGCCGGCAGGTGCTGCGTTCGCTGGGCGATCTGATGGCGGGCGTTTCGCCCGGCGGCGAACTGCGGCGCGAACTGCGGATCGGCGTTGTGCCTTATCTATCGGAAACCGCGCTGGTGGGGCCGCTGGACCGGCTGCGCGGCGACTATCCCAAACTGTCCCTGCGCATGGTGTCGGCCTGGTCTCCCAGTCTGGTGGAACAGGTCGCGCATGGCGCGCTGGATGCCGCGGTCGTTTGCCTGCCCGATGGCGCACCCGTGCCCGAAGGGCTTGCTGGCGATGAGCTGGGCGTGCAGCGCGTGCTGCTGGTCGCGGCGGCGTCGCTGGACGTACCCAACCCGGCCGATCTGGCGATGCTGGCCAACTACCCCTGGGTGATGAACGAGAATGGCTGCGGCTTCCGCGCCTATATCCGCAACCGCTTCGAGGCGCAGGGACTGCATCTGGATATCGCGGCGGAAGTGCAGAGCGCGGAGCTGCGCCTGTCCCTGGTCGCGCGCGGCATGGGAATCGGCATCGTGACGCCCGCCGCCTTCGCCGCCAATCCCGGGCGTGACGATGTGCGGATCATCGACACGCCGGCCTTCGCGCCTCAGGTGCGGGCGTGGCTGCTGTACCGGCCGCCCGTGGGTCAGTTGGCGCGGCCCCTGGCGGTATTCCGCGCGGCCTTGGTCGACGCGCTGGATCTGCCCGCCAGCATCGTGGCATAG